In a single window of the Zea mays cultivar B73 chromosome 5, Zm-B73-REFERENCE-NAM-5.0, whole genome shotgun sequence genome:
- the LOC100280395 gene encoding uncharacterized protein LOC100280395: MSTLRYRCVGVTWQGSFHVVGGFAETTLTAASSDASVATTVLQSSALERSSAEVFHCARGTWEILPGMWQLDVPPNQIVAVADRLFSSGDCLNCWKGHVEVYDGELNIWSIMDHSALPDLSLLASLPSSAQRLYLTMAAVGTQLYFLAGYQVPSADDSFRTVSLVHSFDTGAAPGLVPAWRSFRPEMSQEDAEVGGKELFSQCCSVQLSS, translated from the coding sequence ATGAGCACGCTGCGCTACAGGTGCGTCGGCGTCACGTGGCAGGGCAGCTTCCACGTCGTGGGGGGCTTCGCGGAGACCACGCTGACGGCCGCCAGCAGCGACGCCAGCGTCGCCACCACCGTGCTGCAGTCGTCGGCGCTGGAGCGGAGCTCGGCCGAGGTGTTCCACTGCGCCAGGGGCACGTGGGAGATCCTCCCGGGGATGTGGCAGCTCGACGTGCCCCCGAACCAGATCGTGGCGGTGGCCGACAGGCTGTTCAGCTCCGGCGACTGCCTCAACTGCTGGAAGGGACACGTCGAGGTCTACGACGGCGAGCTCAACATCTGGAGCATCATGGACCACTCCGCCCTGCCCGACCTGTCGCTGCTCGCCAGCCTCCCATCTTCAGCCCAGCGGCTCTACCTCACCATGGCCGCCGTCGGCACGCAGCTCTACTTCCTCGCCGGGTACCAGGTGCCGTCGGCCGATGACAGCTTCAGAACAGTCTCGCTGGTGCACAGCTTCGACACCGGCGCTGCACCGGGGCTGGTGCCGGCGTGGAGGAGCTTCCGGCCCGAGATGAGTCAGGAGGACGCCGAGGTCGGCGGCAAGGAGCTCTTCAGCCAGTGCTGCTCGGTGCAGCTCTCCAGCTGA